A genome region from Eremothecium cymbalariae DBVPG#7215 chromosome 4, complete sequence includes the following:
- the UGX2 gene encoding Ugx2p (similar to Ashbya gossypii AAR079C) gives MTKNIFLSDCMLQSEKFVAYSTPFATDPYSQSSMCQFTISSSESQGFSWNQDIFASQYQQLCKVIYDGHVDSVEKLIEQITPPLNEDENLYTDVFQDDELDQDGRYGDDFSCYNDSPTHRINFDEWRNRVSWELNKPRRRSERSISFVADSKNGTFRAADVVVIDVKSATPENARLKELLNHM, from the coding sequence ATGactaaaaatatatttttatcagACTGTATGCTGCaaagtgaaaaatttgTAGCATACTCTACACCTTTTGCGACTGATCCATATTCTCAGAGTAGTATGTGCCAGTTTAccatttcatcatctgaatCACAGGGGTTTTCATGGAatcaagatatatttgctaGCCAGTACCAGCAGTTGTGTAAGGTGATTTATGATGGACATGTTGATTCAGTGGAAAAACTTATAGAACAGATCACACCTCCGTTGAATGAGGACGAAAATTTATATACGGATGTGTTTCAAGACGATGAGCTCGACCAAGATGGGCGTTATGGCGATGATTTTAGCTGTTATAATGATTCGCCCACCCACAGAATCAACTTTGACGAATGGAGAAACAGAGTATCGTGGGAGTTAAATAAGCCTAGAAGAAGATCAGAGAGAAGTATCTCATTTGTTGCTGACTCTAAGAATGGTACGTTTCGTGCTGCTGATGTTGTTGTAATCGATGTTAAGTCCGCTACACCTGAAAATGCGCGCCTAAAAGAATTGCTTAACCATATGTAA
- the NOP56 gene encoding snoRNP complex protein NOP56 (similar to Ashbya gossypii ACL144C): protein MAPIEYLLFEEPTGYGIFKVKLQQDDIGSRLKEVQKQINDFGSFTKLVELASFVPFKGAAQALENCNDISEGLLSEHLKAVLDLNLPKGSSKKAVVLAISDKNLGPSIKEEFPYVDCIASELAQDLIRGVRLHGSKLLKDLQPGDLERAQLGLGHAYSRAKVKFSVQKNDNHIIQAIALLDQLDKDINTFAMRVKEWYGWHFPELAKLVPDNYKFAKLVLHIRDKTSLTDDSLHDLAAILDDDAGIAERVISNARISMGQDLSEVDMDNVCVFAERVANLVDYRKQLYDYLCAKMHTVAPNLSELIGEVIGARLISHAGSLTNLSKQAASTVQILGAEKALFRALKTKGNTPKYGLIYHSGFISKASAKNKGRISRYLANKCSIASRIDNYADDPTNAFGQVLKKQVEQRLEFYATGTPTLKNEVAIQEAIDLFNKNRPQEEVEEHQESPKEKSKKRKLEDNKDEEKKRKKEKKEKKEKKDKKEQSDEKVKKVKKDKKDKKDKKEKKDKKKKD from the coding sequence ATGGCTCCTATagaatatttgttgttCGAAGAACCCACTGGTTACGGTATCTTCAAGGTGAAGTTACAACAAGATGACATCGGTTCTCGTTTGAAAGAAGTTCAGAAGCAAATTAATGATTTTGGTTCATTTACTAAGTTGGTCGAATTGGCTTCGTTTGTTCCCTTCAAAGGTGCTGCACAGGCCTTGGAAAACTGCAATGATATTTCTGAAGGTTTGTTGTCTGAGCACTTGAAGGCTGTTTTGGATTTGAATCTACCAAAAGGATCTTCGAAGAAAGCTGTCGTCTTAGCGATTTCTGATAAGAATTTGGGACCTTCtattaaagaagaatttcCATATGTTGACTGTATTGCGAGCGAATTGGCACAGGATTTGATTCGTGGTGTTAGGTTGCATGGATCCAAGCTTTTGAAGGACTTGCAGCCTGGTGATTTGGAGAGAGCTCAATTGGGTTTGGGTCACGCATATTCTCGTGCAAAGGTCAAGTTCTCTGTGCAAAAAAATGATAACCATATTATTCAAGCAATTGCGTTATTGGATCAATTGGACAAGGATATTAATACTTTTGCGATGAGAGTTAAAGAATGGTATGGATGGCACTTTCCCGAATTAGCCAAGTTAGTTCCAGACAATTATAAGTTTGCCAAGCTAGTACTACATATAAGAGACAAAACATCTTTGACCGATGATTCTTTGCATGACTTGGCAGCAATTTTAGACGACGACGCTGGAATTGCTGAGAGAGTGATTAGCAACGCTCGTATCTCTATGGGTCAAGATTTGTCTGAAGTTGATATGGATAATGTATGTGTGTTTGCCGAAAGGGTGGCTAACTTAGTTGACTATAGAAAACAATTGTATGATTACTTATGCGCAAAGATGCATACCGTCGCTCCAAACTTGTCTGAATTGATCGGCGAGGTCATTGGTGCTCGTTTAATTTCACATGCTGGTTCTTTAACCAACTTATCCAAGCAAGCTGCTTCCACTGTTCAAATTTTAGGTGCCGAGAAGGCCTTGTTCAGAGCATTGAAGACTAAAGGTAATACTCCAAAATACGGTTTAATCTACCACAGTGGTTTTATTTCCAAAGCTAGTGCTAAGAACAAGGGTAGAATTTCTAGATACTTGGCTAACAAGTGTTCGATTGCATCTAGAATTGACAATTACGCTGACGACCCAACGAATGCTTTTGGCCAAGTTCTGAAGAAGCAAGTTGAACAAAGACTCGAATTTTACGCTACTGGGACTCCTACTTTGAAGAATGAAGTTGCCATTCAGGAAGCCATCGATTTATTTAACAAGAACAGACcacaagaagaagttgaagaacaTCAAGAAAGCCCAAAGGAAAAGTCTAAGAAGAGGAAGTTAGAAGATAACAAGgatgaagagaagaagagaaagaaggaaaagaaggaaaagaaggagaaaAAGGATAAAAAGGAACAGAGTGATGAGAAGGTGAAGAAAgtgaagaaggataagaaggataaaaaggataagaaagaaaagaaggataaaaagaagaaagattaA
- the PBA1 gene encoding Pba1p (similar to Ashbya gossypii ACL145W 1-intron) — translation MIFKQWEFDRIPRHQVQSINSADPTSLLLSPEPVITLDNDINKGYEKAIALPSSLTWLLPADLIHFKQISCLTAVLKQSSNPDPVEIEDVNTSGFYEVDVKPSTKEVRASYPIYELDDHTLVVLIKEDELQHPPILHNFLAIALAKVLRTAIQKVYLLINSDKIIGFKSLSELQPPEFIAGALAAIVTALNSQSSSKEFQHEIMVVQSEGPRGYEIHNITVVDLLVEYMKSTLGYSEEYVTSAYRRWKSNSASQFQSGLYL, via the exons ATGATT TTTAAACAATGGGAATTTGACCGTATTCCAAGGCATCAAGTGCAGTCGATCAACTCTGCCGATCCAACGTCCTTGTTACTGAGTCCTGAACCAGTTATAACATTAGATAACGATATTAATAAAGGTTACGAGAAAGCCATTGCTCTACCATCGTCATTAACATGGTTGCTACCTGCTGACTTAATACATTTTAAACAAATAAGCTGTCTTACAGCCGTTTTAAAACAGTCATCTAATCCAGATCCAGTTGAGATCGAAGATGTTAATACTAGTGGGTTCTATGAGGTCGACGTGAAGCCTTCTACAAAGGAAGTACGCGCTAGTTATCCAATCTATGAACTTGATGATCACACACTGGTTGTACTAATAAAGGAAGATGAACTTCAACATCCACCAATTTTACACAACTTTTTGGCGATTGCTTTGGCGAAAGTATTGCGTACTGCTATTCAAAAAGTTTACTTATTGATAAACTCAGACAAAATAATTGGGTTTAAGTCTTTGTCTGAACTGCAGCCCCCGGAGTTTATTGCGGGGGCGCTGGCTGCAATAGTCACCGCATTGAACTCTCAGTCCTCTTCCAAAGAGTTTCAACATGAGATAATGGTAGTTCAGAGTGAAGGTCCCCGGGGGTACGAGATACATAATATCACGGTGGTTGATCTTTTGGTGGAATACATGAAATCAACATTAGGATATTCAGAAGAATATGTTACCTCCGCTTACCGCCGTTGGAAATCGAATTCTGCTTCACAATTTCAGAGCGGACTCTACTTGTAG
- the YKE2 gene encoding tubulin-binding prefolding complex subunit YKE2 (similar to Ashbya gossypii ACL146C) codes for MSVEQVAAKYTQLQGELEQLIVTRQKLETQLQENKIVNEELQSLKEDKQVYKLTGGVLLPVEHEEANSNVSKRLEFIQGEIDRCEGNIKNKQQELEQARDELIKLRS; via the coding sequence ATGTCTGTCGAACAGGTTGCTGCTAAGTATACGCAATTGCAAGGGGAATTGGAACAACTCATTGTAACCAGGCAAAAACTCGAAACTCAACtacaagaaaacaagattgttaatgaagaacttcaatctttaaaagaagataaacAGGTTTACAAGCTTACTGGTGGTGTTTTATTACCAGTGGAACATGAAGAAGCCAACAGTAATGTGTCTAAGAGATTGGAATTTATCCAGGGTGAGATCGACCGCTGTGAAGGCAACATCAAGaacaaacaacaagaaTTGGAACAAGCAAGAGATGAATTGATCAAATTGCGTTCGTAA
- the COQ9 gene encoding ubiquinone biosynthesis protein COQ9 (similar to Ashbya gossypii ACL147W): MNIRCHRIMLGGFRRFYHVNSAEYAVGNTLRPLIYGRCSPQYKVLNCALEKYVPFKGFKDSAIVDAANELGYNSAVLAAIGANNSPAMFNVSTSVQELVKFHLVTKRYGLQEDQEGTKTLEELFLKRLEANKSLGPHLKEVLSILAIPGDFLVNTGLPELFQLADDMIYYSTEKDFNDLAWYSKRLAVSMAYISTELFMAKDSSPNFQATMEFAKGRINQIDEMGTAYNNIEEFAWFQLLTTVNLARSQLVRG, encoded by the coding sequence ATGAATATAAGGTGTCATAGGATAATGCTTGGGGGTTTTAGACGGTTTTACCATGTTAATAGTGCAGAATATGCTGTTGGAAACACCTTGAGGCCTTTGATCTATGGTCGGTGTTCCCCACAGTACAAGGTGTTGAATTGTGCTCTTGAGAAGTATGTTCCGTTCAAAGGCTTTAAGGATAGTGCTATTGTAGATGCAGCTAACGAATTGGGTTATAACTCTGCGGTTTTGGCAGCTATTGGTGCCAATAATTCGCCTGCTATGTTCAACGTATCCACATCTGTTCAAGAACTTGTCAAGTTTCATTTAGTAACAAAACGGTATGGTTTGCAAGAAGACCAGGAAGGGACAAAGACTCTGGAGGAGCTTTTCTTGAAGAGGCTAGAAGCTAATAAATCCCTCGGTCCTCACTTGAAAGAAGTGCTTTCGATCTTGGCTATTCCTGGTGATTTTCTGGTAAATACAGGTCTTCCCGAATTGTTCCAACTGGCCGATGATATGATCTATTATTCCACTGAAAAGGATTTTAATGACTTGGCATGGTATTCCAAGAGACTGGCTGTTTCAATGGCCTATATTTCTACAGAATTGTTCATGGCTAAGGATTCTAGTCCTAACTTCCAGGCTACAATGGAATTTGCTAAGGGCAGAATAAACCAAATCGATGAAATGGGTACAGCCTATAACAACATAGAAGAGTTTGCATGGTTCCAACTGCTAACCACTGTTAACTTGGCAAGGTCGCAGCTTGTAAGAGGCTAG
- the SFA1 gene encoding bifunctional alcohol dehydrogenase/S-(hydroxymethyl)glutathione dehydrogenase (similar to Ashbya gossypii ACL148C): protein MSITAGKTIQCKAAIAYTAGNPLKIETITVDPPKAHEVRIKITHTALCHTDAYTLSGVDPEGIFPSILGHEGSGIVESVGTGVTNVKVGDHVIPLYTAECQECKFCISGKTNLCGSVRATQGKGLMPDGTSRFKNSKGEVIYHFMGCSTFSEYTVVADVSVVAIDEKAPLDKVCLLGCGVTTGYGAAVKTADVQKGDTVAVFGAGTVGLSVVQGAQSRGASKIIVVDINDDKKKWSFDFGATDFINPTKDLNDGETIVSKLIDMTDGGLDHTFDCTGNTKVMRDALEACHKGWGQSIIIGVAAAGQEISTRPFQLVTGRVWKGSAFGGIKGRSEMGNLISDYFAGKLKVDEFVTHTRPFSEINDGLTDLHHGDCLRTVLNF from the coding sequence ATGTCTATTACTGCAGGTAAAACCATCCAATGTAAGGCGGCCATCGCCTATACAGCAGGAAACCCGCTCAAAATTGAAACTATCACGGTGGATCCTCCCAAGGCACATGAGGTTAGAATTAAAATTACGCACACTGCTTTGTGTCATACTGATGCGTATACATTATCAGGGGTTGATCCAGAGGGTATTTTCCCTAGTATTCTTGGTCATGAAGGTTCTGGGATTGTCGAGTCTGTAGGAACTGGTGTGACAAACGTGAAAGTGGGCGATCATGTCATTCCTCTTTACACTGCGGAGTGTCAGGAGTGTAAGTTCTGTATCTCTGGTAAAACTAACTTGTGTGGTTCTGTAAGAGCAACACAAGGTAAGGGTTTAATGCCTGATGGCACTTCTCGTTTTAAGAATAGCAAGGGCGAGGTTATTTATCATTTTATGGGATGCTCCACGTTCTCTGAATACactgttgttgctgatgtTAGTGTAGTGGCAATTGATGAGAAGGCACCATTGGATAAGGTTTGCTTGTTGGGATGTGGTGTGACAACGGGCTACGGTGCGGCTGTCAAAACGGCTGATGTCCAAAAGGGAGACACTGTCGCTGTCTTCGGTGCTGGTACTGTTGGGTTAAGCGTTGTCCAGGGGGCCCAGTCCAGAGGAGCATCAAAAATCATTGTTGTGGATATTAACGACGATAAGAAGAAATGGTCCTTCGATTTTGGTGCGACTGATTTTATTAATCCAACCAAAGACTTGAATGACGGGGAAACCATTGTTTCCAAGTTGATTGACATGACAGATGGCGGCCTCGACCATACCTTTGACTGTACCGGCAACACTAAAGTCATGAGAGATGCCCTAGAAGCCTGCCACAAGGGATGGGGTCAATCTATCATTATTGGTGTTGCTGCAGCTGGCCAAGAGATTTCCACCAGACCTTTCCAATTAGTCACCGGCCGTGTTTGGAAGGGCTCCGCATTTGGGGGCATCAAAGGGAGATCTGAGATGGGGAACTTAATTTCTGATTACTTCGCCGGAAAGTTAAAAGTGGATGAGTTTGTCACACACACAAGACCATTTTCTGAAATCAATGATGGTTTGACGGATTTACACCATGGTGACTGCTTGAGAACGGTTTTGAacttttaa
- the FAP7 gene encoding nucleoside-triphosphatase (similar to Ashbya gossypii ACL150W) codes for MESSNMVATFFGNEMDSTRLRPNIIVTGTPGCGKTTTCELLQRRLDDCRYYNISDFAKEHDCYEGYDEGRKSHIVDEDKLLDELEPLLRKGGAIIDWHVNDVFPERLIDLVVVLRCDNSTLYDRLHKRGYHDAKIEENIDAEIMGVVLQDAMDSYVHDIVVELQSNTANQMEENVGRIVAWESSWVSQHPTGVTNELQQDYQSNDESDLDQYDLAKDEGDPNEDKESSNSDTDA; via the coding sequence ATGGAATCTTCTAATATGGTAGCTACATTCTTTGGAAACGAAATGGATTCAACTAGATTAAGGCCGAATATAATTGTAACTGGTACTCCTGGGTGTGGGAAGACAACTACCTGTGAGCTGCTACAAAGAAGGTTAGACGACTGTAGGTATTATAACATTAGCGATTTTGCAAAAGAGCATGACTGCTATGAAGGTTACGATGAAGGGCGTAAGTCTCACATAGTTGACGAAGACAAACTACTTGACGAACTAGAACCTCTACTACGTAAGGGTGGGGCAATCATCGACTGGCACGTGAATGATGTGTTTCCTGAAAGATTGATCGATCTTGTAGTAGTTCTCAGGTGTGATAATTCAACTCTTTACGATAGATTACACAAGAGAGGCTATCACGATGCGAAAATTGAGGAGAACATTGATGCTGAAATCATGGGGGTAGTCCTACAAGATGCAATGGACAGCTATGTGCATGATATAGTCGTTGAATTGCAGAGCAACACTGCAAACCAAATGGAAGAAAATGTTGGACGGATTGTAGCTTGGGAATCCAGCTGGGTTTCACAACACCCCACAGGAGTCACAAACGAATTGCAACAAGACTATCAGAGCAATGATGAAAGTGATCTCGATCAATATGACCTAGCTAAAGATGAGGGTGATCCTAATGAGGATAAAGAGTCTAGCAACAGCGACACTGACGCCTAA
- the CDC36 gene encoding CCR4-NOT core subunit CDC36 (similar to Ashbya gossypii ACL151C) — protein MSKYGLKSLLPVIKHDKQYDSSMTLGTDLPSILHSLQLTTRDSYNSGLNNGHHTLDTFPSPWVETSRSEVEPKFFIPESFKNIVGVLGQPSTYFTSVARDHPRISLLQDETLFYLFYKHPGTVLQELTYLELRKRNWRYHKTLKVWLTKDPLMEPIVSQDSTSERGSYVFFDPQRWEKCQRDFILNYNAIM, from the coding sequence ATGAGTAAGTACGGGCTTAAGAGTCTACTTCCAGTTATAAAGCATGATAAACAATATGATTCTTCAATGACGTTAGGGACGGATCTTCCTTCGATACTTCATTCGTTACAATTAACCACCAGGGATTCATACAATTCAGGTCTAAATAATGGACATCATACACTTGATACGTTCCCATCACCATGGGTTGAGACTTCACGAAGTGAAGTGGAACCAAAGTTTTTCATTCCAGAatcttttaaaaatatagTTGGCGTTTTAGGGCAGCCATCAACCTATTTCACTAGTGTGGCAAGGGACCATCCTCGCATTTCACTACTACAGGATGAAACGCTGTTCTATCTATTTTATAAACACCCAGGTACTGTATTACAGGAGCTTACATATTTGGAGTTAAGAAAACGTAACTGGCGTTACCATAAAACTTTGAAAGTTTGGCTAACAAAAGATCCGTTAATGGAACCTATAGTGTCACAGGATTCGACTAGTGAACGTGGTTCATATGTGTTCTTTGATCCACAGCGTTGGGAAAAGTGTCAACGGGATTTCATATTAAACTATAATGCTATCATGTAA
- the MSS51 gene encoding Mss51p (similar to Ashbya gossypii ACL152W), whose protein sequence is MLLPVTKRLGRPGFISSSSSRVCGKQQRRQIMGFVRNALGLDPPTSPDEPTVDNRFHPWDQSPSPELRERAARIKALAKCPVTGKNIQFSCKYSGIPTHHSEEAWKNDSEYHESKRYRLLKKVNIYEHDLRSGRPFLEFDFPEQQDYDRMVNMMNWDLYFYTRSFFSMDTEFQLAAVTKMLSYPITIGSILHQYSPYSLNPKGPITLEGLKSLAALRYTLYPEQNRRVRSIQDKPLRVFILGARAEAQLPGHVWKQLQYLFPESLIELHFVGPESNYDREKREYVTSSIPVVKRIDDTMKMHYHTDYFHVFHEAQDFFPYDPYNDIFFCFHPGFGSPETRDTWMNSTLQALLQTKCAIFTTGFNKKDLMDDLQAVKEKYGDELDMLVDPTKNVFGSTKWELNDLNPHEVYQFNMYIAGFRGKRYHAIEL, encoded by the coding sequence ATGCTTTTACCAGTTACGAAACGTTTGGGAAGGCCAGGGTTTATTTCTTCAAGCTCTTCAAGAGTTTGTGGGAAGCAGCAAAGGCGTCAGATTATGGGGTTTGTGCGCAACGCCTTAGGATTGGATCCTCCTACGTCCCCAGATGAGCCTACGGTTGATAATAGGTTCCATCCATGGGATCAATCGCCATCGCCAGAGTTGAGGGAACGGGCAGCTAGGATTAAGGCGTTGGCGAAGTGTCCTGTAACGGGAAAGAATATTCAGTTTAGTTGTAAATATTCTGGAATTCCTACACATCATTCGGAGGAGGCATGGAAAAACGATAGTGAATACCACGAATCGAAGCGGTATagattgttgaagaaggttaatatatatgagCATGACTTAAGGAGTGGGCGGCCATTTTTGGAGTTTGATTTTCCTGAGCAGCAGGATTATGATCGTATGGTGAATATGATGAATTGggatttatatttttatacTAGGTCGTTTTTTTCAATGGATACAGAGTTTCAGCTTGCAGCAGTAACTAAGATGTTGTCCTATCCTATTACTATTGGCTCTATTTTGCACCAATATTCGCCATATTCTCTAAACCCGAAAGGTCCCATTACGTTAGAAGGCTTGAAGTCTCTTGCAGCCCTACGTTATACTTTATATCCTGAACAGAATCGAAGAGTGAGATCAATACAAGATAAGCCCTTGAGGGTGTTCATTCTAGGAGCACGTGCGGAAGCACAACTGCCCGGACATGTTTGGAAACAGcttcaatatttgttcCCAGAATCGCTGATTGAACTTCACTTTGTTGGCCCGGAATCAAACTATGACCGTGAGAAAAGAGAATATGTGACTTCTTCAATACCTGTCGTTAAAAGAATTGATGACACGATGAAAATGCATTATCATACTGATTACTTTCATGTATTTCACGAAGCCCAGGACTTTTTCCCATATGATCCATACAATGAcatcttcttttgtttcCATCCAGGGTTTGGCTCTCCAGAGACGAGGGATACTTGGATGAATTCAACTTTACAGGCATTATTACAAACAAAATGTGCCATCTTCACCACCGGATTTAACAAGAAGGATCTGATGGATGATCTCCAAGCGgttaaagaaaaatatggGGATGAGTTAGACATGCTAGTGGATCCAACTAAAAATGTCTTTGGCAGTACAAAGTGGGAACTGAACGATTTGAATCCACATGAGGTATATCAATTCAATATGTACATTGCAGGCTTTAGAGGAAAGAGATACCATGCTATCGAATTATGA
- the QRI5 gene encoding mitochondrial 37S ribosomal protein mS38 (similar to Ashbya gossypii ACL153C), which translates to MFSVARGLWKRSLPVGRQLCRSLSLQQYTCRNNQIPISTGMLMNIGRTGSSRLNIVVPDTWKVSIDMKEGVLKELEQEEMHMDSVMRKRRTKMKKHKLRKRRKKQRAERRKLSQGK; encoded by the coding sequence ATGTTTAGCGTTGCTAGGGGATTGTGGAAACGTAGTCTCCCAGTTGGGAGACAGCTGTGCAGATCATTATCGCTACAACAGTATACATGTAGGAATAATCAGATTCCAATTTCGACAGggatgttgatgaatattGGTAGGACGGGTAGTTCAAGGTTGAATATAGTTGTTCCCGATACATGGAAGGTATCAATTGATATGAAGGAGGGAGTTTTAAAGGAGTTGGAACAGGAGGAAATGCATATGGACAGTGTGATGAGGAAGAGAAGGACTaagatgaagaaacataAGTTAAGGAAGAGAAGGAAGAAGCAGAGAGCTGAACGTAGGAAGTTGTCCCAGGGTAAGTAA
- the HMX1 gene encoding Hmx1p (similar to Ashbya gossypii ACL154W) yields the protein MVYKETMNDSDSEIHSPAVGMIPSPTDVGALANRINFCTRDMHTKADAFVMGKMALAMRHGFIYRQGILAFYYIFHAVEQQIDRLLETPSTKEELQISAILRQFWCEEFRRSGRLLRDLEFFYHHEYPTQNELQQFLNDFELPPKLQRFVDFIRDKTMENPSTILAYCHVLYNALFAGGKVMRSNIYRNIGLFPKPKGISAAESSRNGTNFFTFSDDGVDEENKLRWQYKKNYELATREGLDENQKLEIIDVSIANFQAVMDILGEIGETNKKELMNIFSFKLLTFLSNEWRYNQKLSSEVKQALAIAVFFINFLMIYFTLRTIFW from the coding sequence atgGTATACAAAGAGACTATGAACGATTCAGATAGTGAGATACACTCTCCAGCAGTTGGCATGATTCCTTCGCCTACAGATGTAGGTGCACTTGCCAATAGAATCAATTTTTGCACGCGTGACATGCATACTAAGGCAGACGCTTTTGTAATGGGAAAGATGGCATTGGCTATGAGACATGGGTTTATATATAGACAAGGTATTTTAGCCTTCTATTATATCTTCCATGCAGTTGAACAGCAAATAGATCGGTTATTGGAGACTCCTAGTACGAAGGAGGAGCTTCAAATTAGTGCAATTTTGAGGCAGTTTTGGTGTGAAGAATTTAGGCGCAGTGGCAGATTATTGCGTGATTTGGAGTTCTTTTATCACCATGAGTATCCTACGCAGAATGAATTACAGCAGtttttaaatgattttgaacttCCTCCCAAGTTACAAAGgtttgttgattttataAGGGACAAGACGATGGAAAATCCCAGTACAATTTTGGCATACTGTCATGTTTTATACAATGCCTTATTTGCAGGCGGGAAGGTAATGCGTTCCAATATCTACCGTAATATAGGGTTATTCCCCAAGCCCAAAGGGATATCAGCAGCTGAATCGTCGCGCAATGGCACTAACTTCTTCACATTTAGTGATGACggtgttgatgaagaaaataaattacGTTGGcaatataaaaagaattacGAATTGGCTACAAGGGAAGGCCTGGATGAGAACCAAAAATTGGAAATCATTGATGTGTCAATTGCTAATTTTCAAGCTGTTATGGACATTCTAGGTGAAATTGGAgaaactaataaaaaagaattgatGAACATCTTTTCATTCAAACTGTTGACATTTCTATCTAATGAATGGAGGTATAATCAAAAACTATCTTCAGAGGTTAAACAGGCACTTGCAATTGCTGTCTTCTTCATAAACTTCTTGATGATATACTTCACACTTAGGACAATTTTCTGGTAA